One stretch of Cellulomonas wangsupingiae DNA includes these proteins:
- a CDS encoding FecCD family ABC transporter permease yields MTLTAAPGTPAAPSRVGPASLRRRRALGLAACVVAVLLAVVASLAFGARVVGWSDVVAGVLHPDTSDIAQAAVQSRVPRTVLGLLVGAALGMGGAVLQGLTRNPLADPALLGISSGASLAVVLGIMLLGLSTLTQYVWFAFAGAGLASLLVYAIGSLGREGATPLKLALAGAATTAALGSGVSMVLLSRTDVLDTFRFWQVGSLGRASFTEIGQVLPFLVAGAALAVGCARGMDAIALGDDVAVGLGQRVGVVRAVGGGAAVLLCGTAVAAAGPIGFVGLVMPHLARTFTGPSHRWLLPCSAALGAALLLAADVVGRVVARPQELEVGIVTAVLGAPVFIAIIRRRKVSEL; encoded by the coding sequence ATGACCCTGACCGCCGCACCGGGGACGCCGGCCGCACCCTCGCGGGTGGGGCCGGCGTCCCTGCGCCGTCGGCGCGCCCTCGGGCTCGCCGCGTGCGTCGTGGCGGTGCTGCTGGCCGTGGTCGCGTCGCTCGCGTTCGGCGCGCGGGTCGTCGGGTGGTCCGACGTCGTCGCCGGCGTGCTGCACCCCGACACCTCGGACATCGCCCAGGCCGCCGTGCAGTCGCGGGTCCCGCGCACGGTCCTCGGCCTGCTCGTGGGGGCGGCGCTCGGCATGGGCGGTGCGGTCCTGCAGGGGCTGACGCGCAACCCGCTCGCGGACCCCGCCCTGCTCGGCATCAGCTCCGGGGCGTCGCTCGCCGTCGTCCTCGGCATCATGCTGCTCGGCCTGTCGACCCTCACGCAGTACGTGTGGTTCGCGTTCGCGGGCGCCGGCCTGGCCTCCCTGCTGGTCTACGCGATCGGGTCGCTCGGCCGTGAGGGCGCGACGCCCCTGAAGCTCGCCCTCGCAGGTGCCGCCACCACCGCGGCGCTCGGGTCCGGCGTCTCCATGGTCCTGCTGTCCCGCACCGACGTGCTCGACACGTTCCGGTTCTGGCAGGTCGGGTCCCTCGGCCGCGCCTCGTTCACGGAGATCGGCCAGGTCCTGCCGTTCCTCGTCGCGGGCGCCGCGCTGGCGGTCGGCTGCGCGCGCGGCATGGACGCCATCGCGCTCGGCGACGACGTCGCCGTCGGGCTCGGGCAGCGTGTCGGCGTCGTGCGGGCCGTCGGTGGGGGCGCCGCCGTCCTGCTGTGCGGCACGGCCGTCGCCGCGGCTGGCCCCATCGGCTTCGTCGGCCTCGTCATGCCGCACCTCGCCCGCACGTTCACCGGGCCCAGCCACCGCTGGCTGCTGCCGTGCTCCGCGGCGCTCGGGGCCGCGCTCCTGCTGGCGGCCGACGTCGTCGGCCGCGTCGTGGCCCGCCCCCAGGAGCTCGAGGTCGGGATCGTCACCGCAGTCCTCGGTGCGCCGGTGTTCATCGCGATCATCCGACGACGCAAGGTGAGCGAGCTGTGA
- a CDS encoding FecCD family ABC transporter permease → MTAVLPDAPATGVVVARGRRARTRRARAVVLVLLLAVLAVAVVALCVGERTYTPVQVLRVLLGEEVPGASFNVGVLRAPRVLTGMLVGLAFGMGGVVFQTMLRNPLASPDIIGVSAGSSAAAVVAITMFGLSGASLSLVAVVAGLGVAAVIYALSWRNGVQGARLVLIGIAVGAMLDSVIAYAMTRAGVYDAGEALRWLTGSLNSAFWAGVGPLAAALAVLVPLLLALARRLPALQLGDDAAAGLGVAPDRSRLYLLLVAVAVIAVATAASGPIAFVAFLSGPIAHRLLRGAGSLVVPAGLVGVLLVLVGDLVGQHLLGHRFPVGVVTGVLGAPYLLWLLARTNRSGGSL, encoded by the coding sequence GTGACCGCCGTCCTGCCGGACGCCCCGGCCACCGGCGTCGTCGTGGCCCGCGGCCGGCGCGCCCGCACGCGGCGCGCCCGCGCCGTGGTGCTCGTGCTGCTGCTCGCGGTGCTCGCGGTCGCCGTCGTGGCGCTGTGCGTCGGGGAGCGGACCTACACGCCGGTGCAGGTGCTGCGCGTGCTGCTCGGCGAGGAGGTGCCGGGGGCGTCCTTCAACGTCGGCGTGCTGCGGGCGCCGCGGGTCCTGACGGGGATGCTCGTGGGCCTCGCGTTCGGGATGGGCGGCGTCGTGTTCCAGACGATGCTGCGCAACCCCCTGGCCAGCCCCGACATCATCGGCGTGAGCGCGGGCTCGAGCGCCGCCGCGGTCGTCGCCATCACGATGTTCGGGTTGTCCGGCGCGTCGCTCTCGCTCGTCGCCGTGGTCGCAGGGCTCGGCGTCGCGGCGGTGATCTACGCGCTGTCCTGGCGCAACGGCGTCCAGGGGGCGCGGCTCGTCCTGATCGGCATCGCCGTGGGCGCCATGCTCGACTCCGTCATCGCCTACGCGATGACGCGGGCGGGCGTGTACGACGCGGGCGAGGCGCTGCGGTGGCTCACGGGATCGCTGAACTCCGCCTTCTGGGCGGGCGTCGGCCCGCTCGCGGCCGCGCTCGCCGTCCTGGTGCCCCTGCTCCTGGCGCTGGCCCGCCGGCTGCCCGCGCTGCAGCTCGGCGACGACGCGGCCGCCGGGCTCGGCGTCGCGCCCGACCGGTCGCGCCTCTACCTGCTGCTCGTCGCGGTCGCCGTGATCGCGGTGGCGACGGCGGCGTCCGGACCGATCGCGTTCGTCGCCTTCCTGTCCGGGCCCATCGCGCACCGGCTGCTGCGCGGCGCCGGCTCCCTGGTCGTGCCCGCGGGGCTCGTCGGCGTGCTGCTCGTGCTGGTGGGCGACCTCGTCGGGCAGCACCTGCTGGGTCACCGCTTCCCGGTCGGCGTCGTCACCGGCGTCCTCGGGGCGCCCTACCTGCTCTGGCTGCTCGCCAGGACCAACCGTTCCGGAGGCTCCCTGTGA
- a CDS encoding GuaB3 family IMP dehydrogenase-related protein, giving the protein MTSDIEIGRGKRGRRAYSFDDIAVVPSRRTRDPEEVSVGWQIDAYHFDLPILAAPMDSVVSPATAVALGQAGGVGVLDLEGLWTRYEDPTPLLEEIASLDAARATARMQEIYAAPIQPELIRARLQEIRDAGVVVAGALSPQRTQEHWRTVVDAGVDLFLIRGTTVSAEHVSGRAEPLNLKRFIYELDVPVIVGGASTYTAALHLMRTGAAGVLVGFGGGAAHTTRVSLGIHAPMATAVADVAAARRDYLDESGGRYVHVIADGGVGRSGDLVKAVACGADAVMLGAALARASDAPGRGFHWGPEAHHPQLPRGERVEVGTVGTLDQILFGPGRTADGTLNLVGALRRAMATTGYSDLKEFQRIEVVVSPYQPF; this is encoded by the coding sequence GTGACCAGCGACATCGAGATCGGACGCGGCAAGCGGGGACGCAGGGCGTACTCCTTCGACGACATCGCGGTGGTGCCCTCGCGGCGCACCCGCGACCCGGAGGAGGTCTCGGTCGGCTGGCAGATCGACGCCTACCACTTCGACCTGCCGATCCTCGCCGCTCCCATGGACTCCGTGGTGAGCCCGGCGACCGCCGTCGCGCTCGGGCAGGCCGGGGGTGTGGGCGTCCTCGACCTCGAAGGGCTGTGGACGCGGTACGAGGACCCGACGCCCCTGCTGGAGGAGATCGCGTCCCTCGACGCCGCCCGCGCGACGGCCCGCATGCAGGAGATCTACGCGGCGCCCATCCAGCCCGAGCTGATCCGCGCGCGCCTGCAGGAGATCCGCGACGCCGGAGTGGTGGTGGCCGGCGCGCTGAGCCCCCAGCGGACGCAGGAGCACTGGCGGACCGTCGTCGACGCGGGGGTCGACCTGTTCCTCATCCGCGGCACCACGGTGTCCGCCGAGCACGTGTCCGGGCGTGCGGAGCCGCTCAACCTCAAGCGGTTCATCTACGAGCTCGACGTCCCGGTGATCGTCGGCGGCGCGTCCACGTACACCGCCGCGCTGCACCTCATGCGCACCGGTGCCGCGGGCGTGCTCGTCGGCTTCGGCGGGGGAGCGGCCCACACGACGCGGGTGTCGCTGGGCATCCACGCGCCCATGGCCACGGCCGTGGCCGACGTCGCCGCGGCCCGCCGCGACTACCTCGACGAGTCCGGTGGCCGCTACGTCCACGTCATCGCCGACGGCGGCGTGGGGCGCTCCGGCGACCTCGTCAAGGCCGTCGCCTGCGGCGCCGACGCGGTCATGCTCGGCGCCGCGCTGGCGCGCGCGAGCGACGCGCCCGGCCGCGGCTTCCACTGGGGCCCCGAGGCGCACCACCCGCAGCTGCCGCGCGGCGAGCGCGTCGAGGTGGGCACGGTCGGCACGCTGGACCAGATCCTGTTCGGCCCCGGGCGGACCGCCGACGGCACCCTCAACCTCGTCGGTGCGCTGCGGCGGGCCATGGCGACCACGGGGTACTCGGACCTCAAGGAGTTCCAGCGCATCGAGGTCGTCGTCTCGCCGTACCAGCCGTTCTGA
- a CDS encoding PTS fructose transporter subunit IIC — MKLVAVSSCPTGIAHTYMAAEALEQAGKAAGHEVHVETQGAAGSTPLDPAVIAAADGVIYAADLEVKDKQRFAGKPFVDVGVKKAVHDAPGVIAAAVAAVQAGATADPRPEEARTGPAHAADRPAATPAPAPAGDRGAGAGTKVRQWLMTGVSYMIPFVAAGGILIALSYMLAQVAWGGAEGAIEVTNVDAAEVVGAFDPASLQDWSVILLKTGQLAFGFLVPVLSGFIAYAIADRPGLVPGFLGGAAAVFVGAGFLGGLVTGFIAGGLALWISRWNVPRGVRGIMPVVVIPLLSSAIVGVVMLVLLGRPIAAAMEGLSSWLEGLSGSSAVLLGLLLGAMMGFDLGGPVNKVAYTFAVTGLATEGLTADATQYRIMAAVMGAGMVAPLALALATTVRKRLFTHVEQENGKAAWLLGASFISEGAIPFAAADPWRVIVSSVVGSAATGALVMGFGSTLVAPHGGLWVLPLIGNPLGFLAAVVVGTVVTAVIVVLLKTLAHDPVVAAERAAEEERDPALVARSA, encoded by the coding sequence ATGAAGCTCGTCGCCGTCTCCTCGTGCCCCACGGGGATCGCCCACACGTACATGGCCGCCGAGGCGCTGGAGCAGGCGGGCAAGGCCGCCGGCCACGAGGTGCACGTCGAGACGCAGGGCGCTGCCGGTTCCACCCCGCTCGACCCCGCCGTCATCGCCGCCGCGGACGGCGTCATCTACGCCGCCGACCTGGAGGTGAAGGACAAGCAGCGCTTCGCCGGCAAGCCCTTCGTCGACGTCGGCGTGAAGAAGGCCGTGCACGACGCGCCCGGCGTCATCGCCGCCGCGGTCGCCGCGGTCCAGGCGGGCGCCACGGCCGACCCCCGCCCCGAGGAGGCGCGCACCGGGCCGGCCCACGCCGCCGACCGCCCTGCCGCCACGCCCGCACCGGCGCCCGCGGGCGACCGCGGCGCCGGGGCGGGGACGAAGGTGCGCCAGTGGCTGATGACGGGCGTGTCCTACATGATCCCGTTCGTCGCCGCCGGCGGGATCCTCATCGCGCTGTCCTACATGCTCGCGCAGGTGGCGTGGGGCGGTGCCGAGGGTGCGATCGAGGTGACGAACGTCGACGCCGCCGAGGTCGTGGGCGCGTTCGACCCCGCCTCGCTGCAGGACTGGTCGGTCATCCTGCTGAAGACCGGGCAGCTCGCGTTCGGGTTCCTCGTGCCCGTGCTGTCCGGCTTCATCGCCTACGCGATCGCCGACCGGCCGGGGCTCGTGCCGGGGTTCCTCGGTGGTGCCGCCGCGGTGTTCGTCGGTGCCGGGTTCCTGGGTGGTCTGGTGACCGGCTTCATCGCCGGCGGCCTGGCCCTGTGGATCAGCCGCTGGAACGTCCCCCGGGGCGTACGCGGGATCATGCCCGTCGTCGTCATCCCCCTGCTGTCGTCAGCGATCGTCGGCGTCGTCATGCTCGTCCTGCTGGGACGCCCCATCGCCGCCGCGATGGAAGGGCTGTCGAGCTGGCTGGAGGGCCTGTCGGGGTCCAGTGCCGTCCTGCTCGGCCTCCTCCTCGGCGCGATGATGGGCTTCGACCTCGGCGGGCCCGTCAACAAGGTCGCGTACACGTTCGCGGTCACGGGGCTGGCCACCGAAGGGCTCACGGCCGACGCGACGCAGTACCGGATCATGGCCGCCGTCATGGGCGCCGGGATGGTCGCACCGCTGGCCCTGGCGCTCGCCACGACCGTGCGCAAGCGGCTGTTCACGCACGTCGAGCAGGAGAACGGGAAGGCGGCGTGGCTGCTCGGGGCGTCGTTCATCTCGGAGGGGGCGATCCCGTTCGCGGCGGCCGACCCGTGGCGCGTCATCGTGTCGTCGGTCGTCGGGTCCGCCGCGACCGGCGCCCTCGTCATGGGCTTCGGCTCGACGCTCGTCGCTCCGCACGGCGGCTTGTGGGTGCTGCCCCTCATCGGCAACCCGCTGGGCTTCCTGGCGGCGGTCGTCGTCGGCACGGTCGTCACCGCGGTGATCGTCGTCCTCCTCAAGACCCTGGCCCACGATCCCGTCGTCGCCGCCGAGCGTGCCGCCGAGGAGGAGCGCGACCCCGCGCTCGTCGCCCGGTCCGCCTGA
- a CDS encoding ABC transporter ATP-binding protein, with amino-acid sequence MTDSPAPHTLAVEAVTVGYDDRVVVHDMTLEVVPGAVTAIVGANGCGKSTLLRAMARLLPARTGRVLLDGVPIDTIPSRQVATVLGLLPQSPVCPEGIAVADLVGRGRYPHQGWFRRWTADDDAVVEQALVATDILDLADRPVDELSGGQRQRVWIAMALAQQTDVLLLDEPTTFLDVAHQVDVLDLLVDLNRERGTTIVMVLHDLNLAARYADSLVALTDGRLYAQGDPAQVVTEQMVQDVFGMTARVVPDPVSGTPLVLPVGRHRARQAPSAAALTERSVSLPVP; translated from the coding sequence GTGACGGACTCCCCCGCTCCCCACACGCTCGCGGTCGAGGCCGTCACCGTCGGGTACGACGACCGCGTCGTCGTGCACGACATGACGCTGGAGGTCGTGCCGGGCGCCGTCACGGCGATCGTGGGCGCCAACGGCTGCGGCAAGTCGACGCTGCTGCGCGCCATGGCCCGTCTGCTGCCGGCGCGCACGGGTCGCGTGCTCCTCGACGGCGTGCCGATCGACACGATCCCGTCGCGCCAGGTGGCGACCGTGCTGGGCCTGCTCCCGCAGTCGCCGGTGTGCCCGGAGGGCATCGCCGTGGCCGACCTCGTGGGGCGCGGGCGGTACCCGCACCAGGGCTGGTTCCGTCGGTGGACCGCGGACGACGACGCCGTCGTCGAGCAGGCGCTCGTGGCCACCGACATCCTCGACCTCGCGGACCGCCCCGTCGACGAGCTGTCCGGCGGGCAGCGCCAGCGCGTCTGGATCGCGATGGCCCTCGCGCAGCAGACCGACGTCCTCCTGCTCGACGAGCCGACGACGTTCCTCGACGTCGCCCACCAGGTCGACGTCCTCGACCTGCTGGTGGACCTCAACCGCGAGCGCGGCACGACCATCGTCATGGTGCTGCACGACCTCAACCTGGCCGCCCGGTACGCCGACAGCCTGGTGGCGCTGACCGACGGCCGCCTGTACGCGCAGGGCGACCCGGCGCAGGTCGTCACCGAGCAGATGGTGCAGGACGTGTTCGGCATGACCGCGCGCGTCGTGCCGGACCCCGTCAGCGGCACGCCGCTGGTGCTGCCGGTGGGACGCCACCGGGCCCGGCAGGCGCCGTCCGCCGCGGCGCTCACCGAGCGGTCGGTCTCCCTGCCCGTACCGTGA
- the pfkB gene encoding 1-phosphofructokinase, giving the protein MTDATTRGPGATSSARTVVTVTPNPSLDRALELDRLEVGEVNRAHGVHVHPGGKGINVARALVRHGEAALAVVPVGGADGTRLVTLLAEHGVPAVPVPVSGDTRTNITLVEADGVTTKVNAPGPRLSDAEVDALLAAVEDQLATAPRAVVAAGSLPAGAGDVFFVRLAGLAGRYGVPVVLDTSGTPLARAVRAGGLCLIKPNAEELAELVGGDLVTVGDVVAAAREVIALGTSAVLVSLGAHGALLVLDDATWWAGGPPLVPLSTVGAGDSTVAGFLAGTGTGAERLRNGVAWGRAAVLLPGTEVPSPAQLDLDAVRVVEGPDPGLALKEL; this is encoded by the coding sequence ATGACGGACGCGACGACGCGTGGGCCGGGTGCGACGAGCAGCGCACGCACGGTCGTCACGGTCACGCCCAACCCCAGCCTGGACCGTGCGCTCGAGCTCGACCGTCTCGAGGTCGGTGAGGTGAACCGGGCGCACGGGGTGCACGTGCACCCGGGCGGCAAGGGCATCAACGTCGCGCGGGCGCTGGTCCGGCACGGGGAGGCGGCGCTCGCGGTCGTCCCGGTCGGGGGCGCCGACGGGACGCGGCTCGTCACGCTGCTCGCGGAGCACGGGGTGCCCGCCGTGCCGGTGCCGGTCAGCGGTGACACCCGCACCAACATCACGCTCGTCGAGGCCGACGGCGTGACCACCAAGGTCAACGCGCCCGGCCCGCGGCTGTCCGACGCCGAGGTCGACGCCCTGCTCGCGGCGGTGGAGGACCAGCTCGCCACCGCGCCGCGCGCGGTCGTCGCCGCGGGGTCGCTCCCGGCGGGCGCCGGCGACGTCTTCTTCGTCCGCCTCGCGGGCCTGGCCGGGCGCTACGGCGTCCCCGTGGTGCTCGACACGTCCGGGACGCCGCTCGCGCGCGCCGTGCGGGCCGGCGGGCTGTGCCTCATCAAGCCGAACGCCGAGGAGCTCGCCGAGCTCGTCGGAGGTGACCTCGTCACCGTCGGCGACGTCGTCGCGGCCGCGCGGGAGGTCATCGCGCTCGGCACGTCGGCCGTCCTCGTCAGCCTCGGCGCGCACGGTGCGCTGCTGGTGCTGGACGACGCCACCTGGTGGGCCGGCGGCCCCCCGCTCGTGCCGCTGTCCACCGTCGGGGCCGGCGACTCGACGGTCGCCGGCTTCCTCGCCGGCACCGGCACGGGTGCCGAGCGGCTCCGCAACGGTGTGGCGTGGGGGCGCGCCGCGGTGCTGCTGCCCGGCACCGAGGTCCCCTCACCCGCCCAGCTCGACCTCGACGCGGTCCGCGTCGTCGAGGGCCCCGACCCCGGCCTCGCACTCAAGGAGCTGTGA
- a CDS encoding HPr family phosphocarrier protein, translating into MAERTVAVASRVGLHARPAMLFTQAVAASGVPVTIAKAGGAPVDASSILFVMSLGVPHGEEVTLAADGPDADRVLDELVALLATDLDAPDAPGTAAAS; encoded by the coding sequence ATGGCCGAGCGCACCGTCGCCGTCGCCTCGCGCGTGGGGCTGCACGCCCGCCCCGCGATGCTGTTCACCCAGGCCGTCGCCGCGAGCGGGGTCCCCGTGACCATCGCGAAGGCCGGCGGCGCGCCCGTCGACGCGTCCAGCATCCTGTTCGTCATGTCGCTCGGCGTGCCGCACGGCGAGGAGGTGACGCTCGCCGCCGACGGACCCGACGCCGACCGCGTGCTCGACGAGCTCGTCGCGCTGCTCGCGACGGACCTCGACGCGCCGGACGCGCCGGGCACCGCGGCCGCGTCATGA
- a CDS encoding alpha/beta hydrolase — protein sequence MTSREDAVVYPAGWEPDVLGEGYEQRTLPLPDDPEGPVVATLVRRVRGPDAPDLGLDVLYVHGWSDYFFQTELADFWTAQGARFFALDLRRYGRSLRPGQIPGFVTDLATYDEDVAAARAAMAEDVPDGAPRRLVLMGHSTGGLTLSLWAQRNPGEAAALVLNSPWLELQTREVGRVLLEPVVQVGARLNPARQLPVVDPGFYTRVVSDAYGGEWHYDMAWRPERGFRVTSGWLGAIFAGQDRLARGLDLLVPVLVLLSTRSALLPRWDPARMTRADVALDVDGVARRAADLGRHVTIVRIEGALHDVVLSAAPVRNAAYEATARWVAGTVTLGDVTAAAARSPDARGAAPTHPGLLEWLARRHRDVTGRG from the coding sequence ATGACCTCTCGCGAGGACGCGGTGGTGTACCCGGCCGGGTGGGAGCCGGACGTCCTCGGCGAGGGGTACGAGCAGCGGACGCTGCCGCTGCCGGACGACCCCGAGGGGCCGGTGGTCGCGACCCTCGTGCGGCGCGTGCGGGGACCCGATGCCCCCGACCTGGGGCTCGACGTCCTGTACGTGCACGGGTGGTCGGACTACTTCTTCCAGACCGAGCTCGCGGACTTCTGGACGGCGCAGGGCGCCCGGTTCTTCGCGCTCGACCTGCGCCGCTACGGGCGCAGCCTGCGTCCCGGGCAGATCCCCGGCTTCGTCACCGACCTCGCCACGTACGACGAGGACGTCGCCGCCGCCCGTGCCGCCATGGCGGAGGACGTGCCGGACGGAGCGCCGCGGCGTCTGGTGCTCATGGGGCACTCGACCGGCGGCCTGACCCTGAGCCTGTGGGCGCAGCGGAACCCGGGCGAGGCGGCGGCCCTCGTCCTCAACAGCCCGTGGCTGGAGCTCCAGACGCGTGAGGTCGGCCGGGTCCTGCTCGAGCCGGTCGTGCAGGTGGGCGCGCGACTGAACCCGGCGCGGCAGCTGCCGGTCGTCGACCCGGGCTTCTACACGCGCGTGGTGTCCGACGCGTACGGCGGTGAGTGGCACTACGACATGGCGTGGCGTCCCGAGCGCGGCTTCCGCGTGACCTCCGGCTGGCTGGGCGCGATCTTCGCGGGGCAGGACCGCCTCGCCCGCGGCCTCGACCTGCTCGTTCCGGTGCTGGTCCTGCTGTCCACCCGCAGCGCGCTGCTCCCCCGCTGGGACCCCGCGCGGATGACCCGGGCGGACGTCGCGCTCGACGTCGACGGCGTCGCCCGCCGGGCCGCCGACCTGGGGCGGCACGTGACGATCGTGCGGATCGAGGGAGCGCTGCACGACGTCGTGCTGTCGGCGGCGCCCGTGCGCAACGCCGCCTACGAGGCGACGGCCCGCTGGGTGGCCGGGACGGTCACCCTGGGCGACGTGACGGCGGCCGCCGCCCGCTCCCCCGACGCCCGGGGCGCCGCGCCGACGCACCCGGGCCTCCTCGAGTGGCTCGCCCGCCGCCACCGCGACGTCACCGGCCGCGGGTGA
- a CDS encoding ABC transporter substrate-binding protein: protein MRTALSRRALRPLVAATAASLLLAACASGGTDDPADAAATSGASDDVFPVTLTNTFGETTIESEPTAVATVNWGNHDVPIALGIVPVGFAGATYGDDDGDGVHPWTYEGLEALDATGDDLPVLFDETDGIPYEAVNNTSPDVVLAAYSGLTEDDWTTLSQIAPTVSYPQFAWGTNWKDMALVNGEALGRKADAQALVNDVLAQIDDALAERPDVEGKTVAFTWLDPADPSTIGVYTPLDARVQLLADLGMTNAPSVLELAGDTDQFFVDLAAEQADALSDVDVLATYGDDTTLARLQADPLLSKIPAVARGSVAVIPDGVPLASATSGPTILSVPWALDAYLDIFQGAAERVG, encoded by the coding sequence ATGCGCACTGCGCTCTCCCGCCGCGCCTTGCGACCGCTGGTCGCCGCGACCGCCGCGTCGCTCCTCCTCGCCGCCTGCGCCTCGGGCGGCACGGACGACCCCGCGGACGCCGCGGCCACGTCCGGCGCCTCGGACGACGTCTTCCCCGTGACCCTGACGAACACCTTCGGCGAGACGACGATCGAGTCGGAGCCCACGGCCGTCGCCACCGTCAACTGGGGCAACCACGACGTGCCGATCGCGCTCGGCATCGTCCCCGTCGGGTTCGCGGGGGCGACCTACGGCGACGACGACGGGGACGGCGTGCACCCCTGGACGTACGAGGGCCTCGAGGCGCTCGACGCGACCGGTGACGACCTGCCCGTGCTCTTCGACGAGACCGACGGCATCCCGTACGAGGCCGTCAACAACACGTCCCCCGACGTCGTCCTCGCGGCGTACTCCGGCCTCACGGAGGACGACTGGACGACGCTGTCGCAGATCGCGCCCACCGTCTCGTACCCGCAGTTCGCGTGGGGCACGAACTGGAAGGACATGGCGCTGGTCAACGGCGAGGCGCTCGGCCGCAAGGCCGACGCGCAGGCGCTCGTGAACGACGTCCTCGCCCAGATCGACGACGCGCTCGCCGAGCGCCCTGACGTCGAGGGCAAGACCGTCGCGTTCACGTGGCTGGACCCCGCCGACCCCAGCACCATCGGCGTCTACACGCCGCTCGACGCGCGCGTGCAGCTCCTCGCGGACCTCGGCATGACCAACGCGCCGTCCGTCCTCGAGCTCGCGGGTGACACCGACCAGTTCTTCGTCGACCTCGCCGCCGAGCAGGCCGACGCGCTGTCGGACGTGGACGTCCTGGCGACCTACGGCGACGACACCACGCTCGCCCGGCTGCAGGCCGACCCGCTGCTCAGCAAGATCCCGGCCGTCGCCCGCGGGTCGGTGGCCGTGATCCCCGACGGCGTGCCGCTGGCCTCGGCCACGTCGGGCCCGACCATCCTGTCGGTGCCGTGGGCCCTCGACGCGTACCTCGACATCTTCCAGGGTGCCGCCGAGCGCGTCGGATGA
- a CDS encoding PTS sugar transporter subunit IIA, producing MGTTTPLITADLVAVDLVAADRTEVTRRLIDLLVAAGRVSDGDGFAADVAAREAQMATGMPGGIGLPHARSEHVVAPSLAVGKLAQGVDWGAPDGPARLVFLIAAPASGDADHLQILAALARRLVHEEFRTSLLEAPDAATVAQIVTREVVPS from the coding sequence ATGGGCACGACCACCCCGCTCATCACCGCCGACCTCGTCGCCGTCGACCTGGTGGCCGCCGACCGCACCGAGGTGACGCGTCGCCTCATCGACCTGCTCGTCGCAGCCGGACGCGTGTCGGACGGCGACGGCTTCGCGGCCGACGTCGCGGCGCGCGAGGCGCAGATGGCCACCGGCATGCCCGGCGGCATCGGCCTGCCCCACGCCCGCTCCGAGCACGTCGTCGCCCCGAGCCTCGCCGTCGGCAAGCTGGCGCAGGGCGTCGACTGGGGGGCGCCCGACGGCCCGGCCCGGCTCGTGTTCCTCATCGCCGCACCCGCCTCGGGCGACGCCGACCACCTGCAGATCCTGGCCGCCCTCGCCCGGCGGCTGGTGCACGAGGAGTTCCGCACCTCGCTCCTCGAGGCGCCGGACGCCGCGACCGTCGCGCAGATCGTCACCCGAGAGGTGGTCCCGTCATGA